In Anaerolineae bacterium, the DNA window CGCCCCGCTCCGGCCGCGAGGTCCAGGAGGAGCTTCGGCACCGCATCGAGCTGGTCATTGAGGAAGGCCGGCGGGCCGCCGAGGCGCGCAAGGCGGAGCTGGAGACAGAGCTTCAGGCGGCCAAACGAGGCGAGGCCCTTTCGTGAAAGTAAAGTGACAGTCGCTATGGCGGCGACTGTCACCTTGTTGTCTCACGGGGCAAGGTTCCGCATGTACAGCGGGATCGGGAGGATGCGCAGGTTCGGCACAGCGCGCAGTATCAGCAATCCGCCGTCCAGCGCCGCCAGGAACGCGTAATCGCCGGCCGCCGCCAGGTCCACCGCCCTCTCCCACGCCTGGTAGGCGCCGGCCTGCACCGGCATGATCGGCCGGGAGATATCCAACACCTCGAATATCGGGGCCCCCGATTTTGCCAGGAAGGCCGCACCGCCGGCGGTCTTTACCCCCAGGGCCAGCCCCGCCGTCGCGTACGCGCCGATTTCCCGCGGATGAAGGGGGTCCGCTATGTCCAGCACGCGCACCCCGCCCTGCTGGTCCGCCACAAGGGCCAGCGTGCCGCGCAGCGCGATATCCTCGGCGAAGCCGGGGGTATCCAGGGAAGCCACCTCCGCCGGCGCGCCCGGGTCCGCTATATCCACCACCCGCAGGCCGGCCTCCCCATCCGCGACCAGCGCATAGGACCCGGTGACAGCCACCGCCCGCGCCGAGCCAGGCGTGTCGTATGCGCCGACCTCCCTAGGGCTTCCCGGCTCCGCGACGTGAATCACCCGCAGGCCGGCATCCGCGGCGGCGAGGTAGATATAGCCGCCGGCCAGCGCCAGGCCGGTCGCGTAGCCCGGTACGTCCATACGTGCGACCAGTGTCGGGGTCAGCGGTTGGGAGATGTCCAGGATGCGCAGGCCGGCCCATCCGTCGGCGATGTAGGCCAGGCCGCCGTTCACCACAATGTCTTCTCCCTCCCCAAGCCCCGGATAGAGGCCAATGGGCGTGGGCGCGGTGGGCGACGAGATGTCCAGCACCACCAGGCCGCGGTTGGCGTCGGCGATATAGGCATACCGGCCGGCCAGCGCTACTGCGCTCGCGGTACCCAGCGGGTTCCAGCGCCCCAGCTCGCTGGGAGAAGCCGGGGAGGAAATATCCACGATGCACAGGCCGCGCGCGCCGTCGGCGACGTACATGTAGGCGCCGGCGGCCAGGCCGACAGCCGTGCCCAGCGTGTCATGCAGGCCCACTGCGCGAGGGTTGGTTGGCGTGGAGACGTCAATCACCCGCAGGCCGCGGCTCCCATCGGCCAGATAGGCGTGCGTCCCGATGACCATCACGTCCCAGGCGGTGCCCGGGGAGTCATAGTACCCCACCTCGCGCGGGTTCGCCGGCTGGGAAACATCCACGACCCGCAGGCCGGCCCAGCCGCATGCGGCATAGGCATACGGGCCGGCCGCGTCCACGCTGTAGCACAGGTCGGCCAGCGTGATGGCCCCCACGGAGGCCGGCGCGGCCGGGTTGGAGATGTCGAGGATGCGCAGGCCCCTGTCCCCATCGGCCACATAGGCGTAGGGGCCGGCGAGGGCCACGTCGCGTGCCGTGCCGGGGGTATCGTAATACCCGACCTCCGCCGGCGCGCGGGGGTTGGAGACATCCAGCACCCGCAGGCCGGCCTCGCCGTAGGCCACAAACGCATAACTGCCGGCCAGCGCCACCCCGTAGGCGTGACCAGGGAGCTGGTACACGCCGACCTCTTCCATGCGTCCATCCTCGGCGACGCGGATGATGCGCAGGCCGGCGCGATCAGCGGCCGCATAGATATATTCCCCGCTGAAGACGATGCGCTGGGGGAAATCCGTCAGGGGGAGCACCTGGCCGAAGCGTTGGGGCCGGCCGGCGTCGGACACATCCAGCAGTGCCAGCGCGGTGCCCATGCCGACGGCGGCCGTGGTGTCCTGCACGGCGGCGGCATAGGTCGCCCCGCCCCATGCGGCGGCCCATTCGACGTTGTAAGTGACCGGCCCGCGTGCCAGCGCCGGCGGGGATATCAACAGGCCGGCCAGGATGATGGCGATGATGACCCTGAGACGGTGCATCGTACTCCCTCCTGGGCGCAATTGTAACGCATCGGCCGGCGCCGTCAAGCGCATACGGCCGCAGGGCGGCAACCTGTTTGCGCGCCGGTGGGCTTTGTAGTACACTTGCCCGTACATATGGACGGAAGGAGCACCGAATGGTCGCGCCGGAGATCACGCCGGAAATCCTGCAGATCATCCGACGGGCGCTGGATGAAGATATCGGGCCGGGCGATGTCACCAGCCAGTGGACCCTGCCGGCGGAGCTGGAGCTGGAGGGCAAACTGCTGGCCAAGGCGGATGGGGTGGTCGCCGGCCTGGCAGTAGCGGCGGCGGTCTTCCACCTGGTGGATGAGCGGGTGCGCTTCATATCCCTGTGCCAGGATGGGCAGAGAGCCCGCGCCGGCGATGTCCTGGCGGTGGTCCAAGGGCCGGCCCGGGCTGTTCTGGGGGCGGAGCGCACGGCCCTCAACTTCCTCCAGCGCATGTCGGGCATTGCCACCGCGGCGCGCCGCTATGTGGATGCGGTGGCCGGCACCGGCGCCGTCATCCTGGACACGCGCAAGACCGCGCCCGGACTGCGGGTGCTGGACAAATGGGCGGTGCGCCTGGGCGGGGGGCAGAATCACCGCTTCGGGCTGTTCGACATGGTGCTGATCAAGGACAACCACATCGCGGCCGCCGGCGGCATCACCCAGGCGGTGGCGCGCGTGCGGGCCCATAATCAGGCCGGCCTGCCCGTCGAGGTGGAGGTGAAGTCGCTGACGGAGCTGGAAGAGGCGCTGGCCATCCAGCCGCCGTTGGACCGCATCATGCTGGACAACATGGACCTGGAGACCATGCGGCGGGCGGTGGAGATGACCGCCGGCCGCGTCCCTCTGGAGGCCTCGGGCGGCGTGTCCCTGGAGCGGGTGCGTGCCATTGCGGAGACCGGCGTGGACTACATTTCCGTCGGGGCGCTGACCCATTCTGTCACAGCGCTGGATATCAGCCTGGAGGTCGAGCCCCTTCAGCGGTAAGGGGCATTCCGGGCGTTGAGGAGGGAGTGCATGAGATTGCCGGCTGAATATGTGGGACTGCCGCGAGAAGAAGCGCTGGAGAGAACCGCGATCGCCCGCCAGAAGCTGGGCCGGGACGTGGTGATCCTCGGCCATCATTACCAAAGCGATGATATCATCCGCTTCGCCGATTTTCGCGGCGATTCGCTGGAGCTGTCGCGCCTGGCGGCCCAGCAGAAAGAGGCCAAATATATCGTTTTCTGCGGGGTGAGCTTTATGGCGGAGACCGCCGCCATGCTGTGCGCGCCGCACCAGGCGGTGCTGATGCCGGCGATGGAGGCCCCCTGTCCCATGGCGATGATGGCCTCGGTGGCCGACGCGGAGGTCGCCTGGCGCCATGTCGCCGGCGCCTGGGGGGAGGAGAACATCGTGCCCGTCACCTATCAGAACTCCAGTGCCGAGCTGAAGGCCTTCTGCGGCCGGCACGGCGGCGCGGTCTGCACCTCGGCCAACGCGCGCGCCGTCTTCCGCTGGGCCATGGACCAGGGCAAGCGCATACTCTTCTTCCCGGATGAATGGCTGGGCAAGAACACGGCCCTCGCCCTGGGCTATTCCCTGGAGCAGGTTGCCGTATGGGACCCGGGTGCGCCCTTTGGGGGCGATCCCGATCTGGATCACGCCCAGATCGTGGTCTGGAAGGGATACTGCCACGTGCACACGCATTTCACGGTGGCCCATGTGGAGGAGGCTCGCCGGCGCTATCCCGGCTGTATCGTCATCGTCCATCCCGAATGCCCGGTGCCGGTGGTGCAGGCGGCGGACCTGAACGGCTCCACCTCGTACATCATCAAGCAGGTGGAGGCGGCGCCGGCCGGCAGTACCTTCGTCGTCGGCACCGAATGCAACATGGTCTACCGCCTGGATCGCGAACAGCCGGACAAGACCGTGGTGCCCCTGGCCAAATCCTTCTGCGGCACCATGGCCCGCACCACCATTGCCCATCTGCTGTACACCCTGGAGAGCCTGCTGGAGGGCCGGCTGGTGGGACACATCACCGTGGACCCGGAGACCACGCGCTGGGCAAACATCGCCCTCGAGCGCATGCTCTCCATCTGAAGGGCCGAGAGGAGGGGGAGATGGGCGAGCACATCCTGACCGACATCCTGGTCATCGGGAGCGGCATCAGCGGCTGTGTGGCGGCGCTGACGGCGGCGGAGCGCGCCCCGGACCGCCATATCCTGGTCATCACGAACCCGACGGACCCGCGCGAGTCGAGCACCTATTACGCCCAGGGAGGCATCATTGGCCTGGGACCGAAAGATTCGCCGGAGCTGTTGATGGAAGACCTGATGCGCGCCGGCGACTACTGCAACGACCCGAAGGCGGTTGCCCTGCTGGCGCACGAAGGGCCTCGCCTGGTGCGGGAGTTCCTCATCGATCGCTTGGGCGTCTCTTTCTCCGAGCGGCCGGATGAGGAGCTGGAGTATATCCGCGAGGCGGCCCATTCCACCGAGCGCATCCTGCACGTGGCGGATGCGACGGGGCGGGCGATCGAGGAGCGGGCCATCGAGGCGTTGAAGGCCTGCCCCAACATCACCCTGCTGGCCGGCCACACGGCGGTGGACCTCATCACGCCGGCGCACCACTCCCGCAACCCGCAGGCCGTCTATGCGCCTCTCACCTGTGTGGGCGCGTACGTCTTTAACCAGAGCACCGGCCATGTGGAGCCGATCCTGGCGCGCAAGACCATCCTAGCGACCGGTGGTCTGGGGCGCATCTTCCTGCACACCACCAACCCGCCCAGCGCCCGCGGCGACGGCCTGGCGATGGCCCACCGCGCCGGCGCCCGCATTATCAATGCCCAGTACGTGCAGTTCCATCCCACCGCCTTTTACAAGCGCGGCGCCTCGCTGTTCCTGATTTCGGAGGCAGTGCGGGGGGCCGGCGCCCGCCTGCTCAATATCTATGGCGAGCCCTTTATGCACAAGTATGCCCCGCAGTGGAAGGAGCTGGCCCCGCGCGACGAGGTAGCGCGCGCCATCCATCGCGAGATGCTGGCGACCGGCGCCGACCATGTCTATCTCGACCTGCGCTCCGTCATGTCGCCGGAGGCCATCCGCCAGCGCTTCCCGACCATTTACCAGAACTGCCTGGAGAACGGCGTGGACATCACCCGTGACCTCATCCCGGTGGTGCCGGCGGCACACTATTTCTGCGGCGGTGTCTGGGTGGATGATAAGGGCCGTTCCAGCATCCGCGACCTCTATGCCGTCGGGGAGGTCTCCTGCACCGGCGTGCACGGCGCCAACCGCCTGGGCAGTGCCTCACTGCTCGAGGGTCTGACCTGGGGCTACCGCGCCGGCATCGACGCGGTGGAGACCCTGGGCGATTATCAGGCTTCCCCGGACGATGTCCCGCCCTGGAGCGAGGAAGGGCTGATCTACACCGCCGACCCGGCGCTGATCCATCAGGACATGGTGACCATCCAGCACATCATGTGGAACTATGTGGGGCTGGTGCGGAGCGCGCGCCGGCTGGAGCGTGCCATTGACGACCTCCTGCACCTTCAGCGGGAGATCGACCGCTTCTACCGCACCACGTGGCTGACGGACGGGCTGATCGGCCTGCGCAACAGCGTCGAGGCGGCGCTCATCGTGGCCTGGGCGGCCTGGGAGGCGAAGGAAAGCCACGGTTGTCACTATCGGGAAGATTGAGCTAGCATAGAAAAAGGGCCGGCGGCAGAATGGGCGCCGGCCCTTTGCGCGTCACTGCGGGCTAGCGGTTGCGTGCTTCCTGGATGGCCTGGCGCACGCGTTCGGGGGTGGCCGGCAGTTTGCGCACCCGCCCGCCGCTGGCGCGGTAGATGCCGTTGATGATGGCCGGCGTGGAGGCCAGGATGGCCATCTCGCCCAGCCCCTTGGCGCCCATTGGCCCCCAGTTGCTGGCCACTTCCACCAGGTACACCTCGATTTTGGGCACCTCCACCGCCCCCGGCAGGTAGTAGTTGCTGAAGCCGGTGCTCGCACCGGGGATGAACTCTTCCTCCAGCGCGGCGCCCATTCCCATGACGATGGCGCCCTCAATCTGCCCCAGCACGCTCTGGGGATTGATGGCGCGCCCCACGTCGTGCACCGCCACCATGCGCACGACCTTTACCTCGCCGGTCTCGATGTTCACGTCCACCTCGGCGAACTGCACGCCGGTGGCGAAGAAGGGCAGATATTCGGGACGCGTTTCTGGAAGCGAGGGGCTGGGGGCAAAGACGCCGCGCACGCGCAGGGACCAGCCGGCGCGCTTCATCTGGCGGGCGACCTCCGCCAAAGTGACCTCCTGGCCATTGGGACCTTTGACGCTTGCCGGCGTCAGGGTAAGCTGGTCCGGCGGCGCCTCCAGCATCTCGGCGGCCATGGCGAAGATCTGCTCCTTCAGTGTCTTGGCGGCCTGATGCACCGCGCCGCCCACCCAATATGTACTGCGCG includes these proteins:
- a CDS encoding YtxH domain-containing protein, whose protein sequence is MKFLRFLFGMLCGFAVGWVAGSLLAPRSGREVQEELRHRIELVIEEGRRAAEARKAELETELQAAKRGEALS
- the nadC gene encoding carboxylating nicotinate-nucleotide diphosphorylase, with the translated sequence MVAPEITPEILQIIRRALDEDIGPGDVTSQWTLPAELELEGKLLAKADGVVAGLAVAAAVFHLVDERVRFISLCQDGQRARAGDVLAVVQGPARAVLGAERTALNFLQRMSGIATAARRYVDAVAGTGAVILDTRKTAPGLRVLDKWAVRLGGGQNHRFGLFDMVLIKDNHIAAAGGITQAVARVRAHNQAGLPVEVEVKSLTELEEALAIQPPLDRIMLDNMDLETMRRAVEMTAGRVPLEASGGVSLERVRAIAETGVDYISVGALTHSVTALDISLEVEPLQR
- the nadA gene encoding quinolinate synthase NadA → MRLPAEYVGLPREEALERTAIARQKLGRDVVILGHHYQSDDIIRFADFRGDSLELSRLAAQQKEAKYIVFCGVSFMAETAAMLCAPHQAVLMPAMEAPCPMAMMASVADAEVAWRHVAGAWGEENIVPVTYQNSSAELKAFCGRHGGAVCTSANARAVFRWAMDQGKRILFFPDEWLGKNTALALGYSLEQVAVWDPGAPFGGDPDLDHAQIVVWKGYCHVHTHFTVAHVEEARRRYPGCIVIVHPECPVPVVQAADLNGSTSYIIKQVEAAPAGSTFVVGTECNMVYRLDREQPDKTVVPLAKSFCGTMARTTIAHLLYTLESLLEGRLVGHITVDPETTRWANIALERMLSI
- the nadB gene encoding L-aspartate oxidase is translated as MGEHILTDILVIGSGISGCVAALTAAERAPDRHILVITNPTDPRESSTYYAQGGIIGLGPKDSPELLMEDLMRAGDYCNDPKAVALLAHEGPRLVREFLIDRLGVSFSERPDEELEYIREAAHSTERILHVADATGRAIEERAIEALKACPNITLLAGHTAVDLITPAHHSRNPQAVYAPLTCVGAYVFNQSTGHVEPILARKTILATGGLGRIFLHTTNPPSARGDGLAMAHRAGARIINAQYVQFHPTAFYKRGASLFLISEAVRGAGARLLNIYGEPFMHKYAPQWKELAPRDEVARAIHREMLATGADHVYLDLRSVMSPEAIRQRFPTIYQNCLENGVDITRDLIPVVPAAHYFCGGVWVDDKGRSSIRDLYAVGEVSCTGVHGANRLGSASLLEGLTWGYRAGIDAVETLGDYQASPDDVPPWSEEGLIYTADPALIHQDMVTIQHIMWNYVGLVRSARRLERAIDDLLHLQREIDRFYRTTWLTDGLIGLRNSVEAALIVAWAAWEAKESHGCHYRED